A section of the Rubritalea squalenifaciens DSM 18772 genome encodes:
- a CDS encoding PEP-CTERM sorting domain-containing protein — MKNIKYNPLTLASLIVMVGVSQVNGAVITQTVDNIDWNAAMWGSPEGAPSSGNHYVSALGGTDRFRISASGASSTFGGDSLEVVTGTRALMKNSNNTTATVNGDFILNGGRLSLGANSSSSATLEATRFIVNSSSVIDMANSGVRLTIDSVLSGSGGLDIHYETGSDGASRAVAFTQTAGYTGIMNVNDSMVLDFDSDVIFGGTLNINGTSELIVDQVLTFGSGSLVADGNSIAVGTYTGTDLDALGLNFINNGGTVIVTSAIPEPSTSALVSICALGLLLRRRRA; from the coding sequence ATGAAAAACATAAAATACAACCCTCTGACACTAGCTAGTCTCATCGTGATGGTAGGTGTAAGCCAGGTGAATGGCGCAGTCATCACACAAACGGTAGATAATATCGACTGGAATGCAGCTATGTGGGGAAGCCCAGAAGGTGCTCCAAGTTCCGGCAATCATTATGTTAGTGCTTTGGGTGGAACTGACAGATTCCGAATTTCAGCAAGCGGTGCATCTTCCACATTCGGTGGCGATAGTCTTGAGGTAGTCACAGGGACACGAGCATTGATGAAGAACAGCAATAATACCACTGCGACTGTTAATGGTGATTTCATTCTTAATGGCGGCCGTCTTTCATTAGGAGCGAACAGTTCCAGTTCTGCTACCCTAGAGGCGACAAGATTCATAGTGAACTCTAGTTCAGTGATAGACATGGCGAACTCAGGTGTTCGACTCACTATCGACTCGGTATTGAGTGGTAGTGGTGGTCTGGACATCCACTACGAGACTGGTAGTGACGGCGCTAGCCGTGCCGTGGCATTCACTCAAACAGCTGGATACACTGGTATCATGAATGTGAATGATAGTATGGTGTTAGACTTTGATTCGGACGTGATATTCGGCGGAACTCTGAACATCAACGGGACCTCAGAACTGATTGTCGACCAGGTGCTGACTTTCGGATCGGGTTCACTTGTTGCTGATGGTAATAGTATCGCTGTCGGAACCTACACAGGAACTGATCTGGATGCGCTCGGACTCAATTTCATCAACAATGGAGGAACTGTCATTGTTACTTCTGCAATTCCTGAGCCAAGCACAAGCGCTTTGGTCTCTATTTGTGCTCTAGGTCTGCTCTTGAGAAGACGTAGGGCTTAA
- a CDS encoding LamG-like jellyroll fold domain-containing protein yields the protein MTEREIEVLVQRMFDSDLRADELAALEGVLASDQAVRDSYLQHVRLHNVLELHYDMVETSVGSRVIPIDRLVKRQRFKALSVAASIAVLFAILGSGILWFIDRVNDDRGLVANFNVSPGAVYEVSHDGDEADSGSAVLKKGSRLVLKQGVVEMQFASGVKSIAYAPIDLTLRDDNIVYLNRGRARFTVPAGVKGFSVDTEEVTALDLGTGFGVYSDPDDFDEVHVFTGEVQVTSKRGSREVKQIHAGEALVITSVGKLDSRPLSEGEYPDEMPQSLPHYKWSFDKNLGVAGNIPNAQDIEARVTSGGDADGEFRTGVYGSSLEVGRDAGFLETNWKGIRGSEPRSIVCWVKVLENHQKKISICGWGTQLKFNEKANLKCTLALSATGRYGICPAFSFGGLRYYAKESKVNDGKWHHIAAVYEGGDIDTKNPNVRMYVDGERVRVKMQNTSKLADNGLAPIDTYPIAPLVIGAGLSHATESGIGDVSDTMFSIDELYIFQGAISEGDVRSLMNKNAMIYK from the coding sequence ATGACTGAGCGGGAAATTGAGGTATTGGTGCAGCGTATGTTTGATAGTGACTTGAGGGCCGATGAGCTAGCGGCACTGGAAGGTGTGTTGGCGAGCGATCAGGCTGTGAGAGACTCTTATCTTCAACATGTGCGTCTTCATAATGTACTGGAGTTGCATTATGATATGGTAGAGACATCCGTAGGTAGTCGTGTGATACCAATAGACCGACTGGTGAAGAGGCAAAGATTCAAAGCCTTATCCGTTGCTGCGAGCATCGCTGTTTTGTTTGCTATCCTAGGCTCCGGAATCCTGTGGTTTATCGACAGAGTGAATGATGACCGTGGGCTGGTAGCGAATTTTAATGTCTCCCCTGGAGCGGTATATGAGGTGAGCCATGATGGAGATGAAGCTGACAGTGGCAGTGCGGTTCTGAAAAAGGGGTCAAGACTCGTCCTCAAGCAGGGGGTGGTGGAGATGCAGTTTGCTTCAGGTGTAAAATCGATAGCCTATGCGCCGATTGATCTTACATTGCGCGATGATAATATCGTCTATCTGAATCGTGGCCGGGCTCGATTTACTGTACCAGCAGGCGTCAAAGGGTTCTCTGTCGATACGGAGGAGGTTACCGCCTTGGATCTAGGTACTGGGTTTGGTGTGTATTCCGACCCTGATGATTTTGATGAGGTACATGTCTTTACTGGTGAGGTCCAGGTTACTAGCAAGAGGGGGTCCAGAGAGGTAAAGCAGATCCACGCAGGTGAAGCTTTAGTGATCACCAGTGTTGGTAAACTTGATTCGAGGCCGCTTTCTGAGGGGGAATACCCTGATGAAATGCCTCAGTCACTACCGCATTACAAATGGTCATTTGATAAGAACCTGGGCGTAGCTGGTAACATCCCCAATGCACAGGATATAGAAGCTAGAGTGACTTCGGGAGGTGATGCAGATGGGGAATTCAGAACTGGTGTTTATGGTTCCAGCCTCGAGGTAGGACGTGATGCCGGCTTTCTAGAAACTAACTGGAAAGGTATCCGGGGATCGGAGCCTCGCAGCATTGTGTGTTGGGTCAAGGTCCTTGAAAATCATCAAAAGAAGATCAGCATTTGTGGGTGGGGGACGCAGCTTAAATTTAACGAAAAAGCGAATCTAAAATGTACCTTAGCATTAAGCGCTACAGGTAGATATGGCATATGTCCTGCATTCAGTTTCGGCGGGCTTAGGTACTATGCTAAGGAGTCAAAGGTAAATGATGGCAAATGGCATCATATAGCCGCTGTCTATGAGGGCGGCGATATAGATACAAAGAACCCGAATGTTAGAATGTATGTCGATGGCGAGCGGGTCAGGGTCAAGATGCAGAACACATCGAAACTAGCCGATAATGGGCTCGCTCCAATAGATACTTACCCAATTGCGCCCTTGGTTATCGGTGCAGGGCTTTCTCACGCTACAGAGTCCGGTATCGGTGATGTCAGTGACACGATGTTTTCGATCGATGAATTATACATATTTCAAGGGGCGATATCAGAAGGAGATGTGCGCTCATTGATGAACAAAAATGCGATGATTTATAAATAA
- a CDS encoding sigma-70 family RNA polymerase sigma factor, with amino-acid sequence MRSSSTDNTGEFISLLTRYQVLIRAYIVSLMPGSSNVSDVLQDVNLVLWEKRGSYKSGTNFKAWAFSVARYEVFNWRRRLEKEGKKFLSLELLDSFSEELAGSGESEDHRLDALKDCLGRLTDSDKDLVKHRYDSHQGLESYADSVGRTAASVRVSLYRIRNVLRQCIESKMVNGGAQ; translated from the coding sequence ATGAGGTCATCTTCAACAGATAATACTGGAGAATTCATTTCTCTGCTTACGAGATACCAAGTCTTGATTAGGGCTTATATTGTCTCGTTGATGCCTGGTTCATCGAATGTTTCGGATGTGCTTCAGGATGTGAACCTGGTCCTGTGGGAGAAGCGAGGATCTTATAAGTCAGGTACCAATTTTAAAGCTTGGGCATTCTCTGTTGCCAGGTATGAGGTTTTTAACTGGCGTAGAAGGCTCGAAAAGGAGGGAAAAAAGTTCCTGAGTCTAGAGTTGTTAGATTCCTTTTCTGAAGAGTTGGCAGGTTCGGGGGAATCGGAGGATCACAGGCTTGATGCTCTGAAGGATTGCTTGGGTCGCCTGACTGATAGCGATAAAGATTTGGTGAAGCACAGGTATGATTCCCATCAGGGCTTGGAAAGTTATGCGGATAGTGTCGGTAGGACTGCAGCTTCTGTTCGCGTTTCTCTGTACAGAATACGCAATGTTCTCAGACAATGCATTGAGTCAAAAATGGTGAACGGAGGTGCACAATGA
- the acpS gene encoding holo-ACP synthase, translating to MHLFGIGIDVVEVERIASSIDEFGDKFTHRIFTEGERAYCESQKRPYLHYAARFAVKEAVAKAFGTGIGKELSWLDMEIIRAASGEPGIVLSGAGKTFSEKHNITVIKISLTHAKHYAAANAVVMTAP from the coding sequence ATGCACCTTTTTGGAATTGGTATCGATGTCGTGGAGGTGGAGAGAATTGCCTCCTCGATCGATGAATTCGGAGACAAGTTCACCCATCGTATCTTCACGGAGGGGGAGCGGGCCTACTGCGAATCCCAAAAAAGACCGTATTTGCACTACGCGGCACGCTTCGCAGTGAAGGAAGCCGTGGCAAAAGCATTCGGTACAGGCATCGGAAAAGAGCTAAGTTGGCTCGATATGGAAATTATTCGTGCCGCTAGTGGTGAGCCTGGCATCGTTTTGAGCGGTGCCGGCAAAACTTTTTCGGAAAAGCATAATATCACTGTTATTAAAATAAGTCTCACGCATGCAAAGCATTACGCAGCGGCGAATGCTGTGGTGATGACGGCGCCGTAA
- a CDS encoding pyridoxine 5'-phosphate synthase gives MSLLLGVNIDHVATLRQARYALLPDSPNAEPSPVDAAEDAKAGGADSITIHVRGDRRHMQEADAYAVRDVCDLPLNFEMGNTREMIDIALKLKPEYVCLVPETREEVTTEGGLDVAGLFDELKLTVQELQAAGIKISMFIDPEVDQVEASAKIGAEMIELHTGCFANAFGEDRLPEIERLKLASIKGHELGLQVNAGHGINYDNIKDLYDVPHLVEFNIGHSIIARSVRVGLKQAVAEMRELMNQYRG, from the coding sequence ATGAGCTTACTTCTTGGAGTTAATATTGACCACGTGGCGACACTTCGTCAGGCGCGTTACGCCTTGTTGCCAGATTCCCCGAACGCTGAACCTAGCCCAGTAGATGCTGCTGAGGATGCCAAAGCTGGCGGTGCGGACTCGATTACTATTCACGTAAGGGGAGACCGTAGACACATGCAGGAGGCCGATGCCTATGCGGTACGTGACGTCTGTGACCTGCCACTCAATTTTGAAATGGGAAATACCCGTGAGATGATCGACATCGCTCTCAAGCTTAAGCCTGAGTATGTCTGTCTCGTTCCTGAGACTAGGGAAGAAGTAACCACGGAGGGGGGGCTTGATGTCGCCGGCCTATTCGATGAACTCAAACTCACCGTTCAGGAGCTTCAGGCTGCTGGCATTAAAATCAGCATGTTCATCGATCCCGAGGTGGATCAAGTTGAGGCTTCCGCTAAAATCGGTGCGGAAATGATCGAGCTTCACACAGGTTGCTTTGCCAATGCATTTGGTGAGGATAGACTGCCTGAGATCGAGCGCCTCAAACTAGCCTCCATCAAAGGCCATGAATTGGGCCTTCAGGTGAATGCTGGTCACGGGATCAACTACGACAATATCAAGGATCTCTACGATGTTCCGCACCTTGTGGAATTCAATATCGGACACTCCATCATTGCTCGTTCAGTGCGCGTAGGTCTTAAGCAGGCTGTGGCGGAAATGCGTGAACTGATGAACCAATACCGCGGCTAA
- a CDS encoding phosphatase PAP2 family protein, translated as METRYTILRRVYSGALLVIWIIAPYALLQQVTIREVIWVQPTAFDQAIAVNFYSVWVYLSLYPLLGWTGLGVERPVYLRYLLTIGWVTLVSHMVFLFFPSGVSRDVLEGMDTPVVYEWLAFLDRPRNAFPSLHASLSIIAGIAISASKRYPVVVKVLTWLWVLAIFWSTIALRQHYAWDLISGTILAVVVWGIVGCWKGRQNFCGGF; from the coding sequence ATGGAGACTCGGTACACCATATTACGAAGAGTGTATTCGGGAGCTTTGTTGGTCATTTGGATCATTGCCCCATATGCCTTACTCCAGCAGGTCACGATTCGTGAGGTCATCTGGGTCCAGCCGACGGCTTTTGATCAAGCCATTGCAGTCAATTTTTACTCAGTCTGGGTTTATCTCTCTTTGTATCCCTTGCTGGGCTGGACGGGTCTCGGTGTAGAAAGGCCAGTCTATCTGCGCTATCTGCTGACCATTGGTTGGGTAACCTTGGTTTCCCACATGGTTTTCTTGTTCTTCCCAAGCGGTGTATCCAGAGATGTTTTAGAGGGTATGGATACGCCCGTAGTCTATGAGTGGCTGGCATTTCTGGATCGTCCCAGGAATGCATTCCCTTCATTACACGCCTCTTTATCCATCATTGCGGGCATCGCGATCAGTGCTTCGAAACGTTATCCGGTAGTGGTGAAAGTGCTGACATGGCTCTGGGTGTTGGCCATATTCTGGTCCACCATCGCACTTCGCCAGCACTACGCTTGGGATCTGATCAGTGGAACAATACTGGCTGTCGTGGTCTGGGGTATTGTTGGGTGTTGGAAAGGCAGGCAGAATTTCTGTGGTGGGTTTTGA
- a CDS encoding DUF3592 domain-containing protein, producing MAATQKAKGKNKAGAIYLMCIGLFLVLIGGLFTWLMVRSFQHASDTRHWSKAPCYVIRSEAVERSVDSLGIEFQWAVAYTYEFEGKDYIGEKYKPRGQKWTGDKENVQALIDEYPLDTKQECYVNPQKPDEAILDHDSKAAGYSAWFPMLFVVGGLGMIFGALKNLLKLSPKS from the coding sequence ATGGCCGCAACTCAAAAAGCGAAAGGTAAAAACAAGGCTGGTGCTATCTATTTGATGTGCATTGGTCTTTTTTTGGTTCTGATCGGAGGCTTGTTCACCTGGCTGATGGTACGTAGTTTCCAGCATGCCAGTGACACCAGACATTGGAGTAAAGCACCTTGTTATGTGATCCGTTCAGAGGCCGTGGAGAGGTCTGTGGACAGTCTAGGCATCGAGTTTCAGTGGGCAGTTGCCTATACCTATGAGTTTGAGGGTAAGGATTACATCGGGGAAAAGTACAAGCCTCGGGGCCAGAAGTGGACAGGGGACAAGGAAAACGTGCAGGCGCTTATCGATGAATATCCCCTTGATACCAAACAAGAGTGTTACGTGAATCCACAGAAGCCTGATGAAGCTATCTTGGATCACGATAGTAAAGCAGCGGGCTATAGCGCGTGGTTCCCGATGCTCTTTGTCGTAGGGGGACTGGGCATGATCTTTGGTGCTTTGAAAAATTTACTTAAGCTCTCACCAAAATCCTGA
- the rbfA gene encoding 30S ribosome-binding factor RbfA, which produces MSQRLDRINELMKREISTVVQRDFEFKNVLVTISDVEITDDLREGKVFVSVLGGSAQPVLDKLNASKGPIQSRVAKRVTLRCTPVLTFREDSSAQRGVDVINLLEEVDKLPTAPEVDEED; this is translated from the coding sequence ATGTCTCAGCGTCTAGATCGAATCAACGAATTGATGAAACGAGAAATCAGCACCGTGGTGCAGCGTGATTTCGAATTTAAAAATGTGTTAGTTACCATTAGTGATGTTGAGATCACTGATGACCTGAGAGAGGGGAAAGTCTTCGTGAGTGTGTTGGGCGGATCAGCTCAGCCGGTTCTTGATAAATTGAATGCCAGCAAGGGCCCCATTCAGTCTCGTGTAGCGAAGCGGGTCACTCTGCGCTGCACGCCAGTACTCACATTCCGTGAAGACAGCTCTGCCCAGAGAGGTGTGGATGTTATCAATCTCCTTGAGGAGGTGGATAAGCTTCCTACGGCACCTGAGGTGGACGAAGAGGATTAA
- the infB gene encoding translation initiation factor IF-2, translating into MADQKDSNKKKKEVLDLLDDGSSKKKSRRERQRDEAAKNKTLSDKKAEALDIFQEDGKKKTSQIKKGKASAKELLPSISKLSESKDDPEFATPKPSAEKKPTKAAEQKAEPSSDKVIFLKPPIVVSELAELMGLKAFQLMADLIKLEVFVAPHQAIEPEVAEKLCETHGFSFEREKREKGAGVHKVEEVFEEPEPEEDTPEDKLELRAPIITFMGHVDHGKTSLLDYIREARVAKGEAGGITQHIGAYSVTDNEGRPITFLDTPGHAIFSQMRARGADITDIVVLVVAADDGIMPQTVEAINHAKAAGKTIIVAINKCDREGADPMRAKTQLMEHDLTPTEFGGDTECVEVSAHTGQGMDELIELMGLQAEVLELRANPKANARASIIEASIQAGKGPTASVIVQTGTLKNGTAFICGPFSGKIKSMLDDKGKRIKEAGPGMPVEILGFSELPNVGDELVEMENERAAKKLSDERQSERRQQRLATPAKSRMEDILALAKGGEQKAKLQLILKTDVQGSVGAITGAIDEIESDKVEAKFIHAAAGAITESDILLASSADATVIGFNTKVEGKAVQAAKREGVEIKLYSIVYELIDTVKDAMLGLLEPELRETIIGHAEVKQVFKVNKGKAAGCLIKDGKVTRKAHARVLRDGTPVFDGKMSTLRRFQDEVQEVKTGIECGIRLGDFNDYEEGDIIECYNLEKIEQTL; encoded by the coding sequence ATGGCTGATCAGAAAGACAGCAATAAAAAGAAAAAAGAGGTTCTCGACCTGCTCGACGACGGTTCTTCCAAGAAGAAATCCCGTCGCGAAAGGCAGCGCGATGAAGCGGCTAAAAATAAAACGCTCAGCGATAAGAAGGCTGAGGCGTTAGATATTTTCCAAGAAGACGGAAAGAAGAAGACTTCCCAAATTAAAAAGGGAAAAGCTTCTGCCAAAGAGCTGTTGCCAAGTATTTCCAAGCTGAGCGAATCCAAGGACGATCCTGAATTTGCTACGCCGAAGCCAAGTGCAGAGAAGAAGCCAACCAAAGCTGCAGAGCAAAAGGCTGAACCCAGCAGTGACAAGGTTATCTTCCTCAAACCGCCAATCGTCGTCAGTGAACTGGCCGAACTGATGGGACTCAAGGCCTTCCAATTGATGGCAGACCTCATCAAACTCGAAGTTTTCGTGGCTCCACATCAGGCCATCGAGCCTGAAGTGGCCGAGAAACTTTGTGAAACCCACGGATTCTCCTTTGAGCGTGAAAAGCGTGAGAAGGGTGCTGGTGTTCACAAGGTGGAAGAAGTATTCGAAGAGCCAGAGCCTGAGGAAGATACTCCGGAGGATAAGCTCGAGCTTCGTGCTCCGATTATCACTTTCATGGGTCACGTTGACCATGGTAAGACCTCTCTACTGGACTACATCCGTGAGGCTCGCGTAGCCAAAGGTGAGGCTGGGGGGATTACCCAGCACATCGGCGCCTACAGTGTGACTGACAATGAAGGCCGTCCTATTACTTTCCTGGATACTCCAGGCCACGCCATCTTCTCACAGATGCGTGCGCGTGGTGCGGATATTACCGACATCGTCGTTCTGGTAGTTGCTGCTGATGATGGCATCATGCCGCAGACAGTGGAGGCTATCAATCACGCCAAGGCTGCAGGTAAGACCATTATCGTAGCAATCAACAAGTGTGACCGTGAAGGGGCTGATCCGATGAGGGCTAAGACCCAGCTCATGGAGCACGACCTGACACCAACTGAGTTTGGTGGCGACACTGAATGTGTGGAGGTTTCCGCGCATACAGGTCAAGGTATGGATGAGCTTATCGAATTGATGGGTCTTCAGGCTGAAGTTCTTGAGCTTCGTGCTAACCCGAAAGCGAACGCACGTGCGTCCATCATCGAGGCCAGCATCCAAGCAGGCAAAGGTCCTACTGCGTCTGTGATTGTACAGACAGGCACACTGAAGAATGGAACGGCATTCATTTGCGGACCATTCTCAGGCAAGATCAAATCCATGCTGGATGACAAGGGTAAGCGCATTAAAGAGGCGGGCCCTGGTATGCCAGTTGAAATTCTAGGCTTCAGTGAATTGCCAAACGTTGGTGATGAACTCGTTGAAATGGAGAACGAGCGCGCAGCTAAAAAGCTCTCTGATGAGCGTCAATCTGAGCGTCGCCAGCAACGTCTTGCTACTCCAGCAAAGAGCCGTATGGAGGATATCCTGGCTCTCGCTAAAGGTGGTGAGCAGAAGGCTAAGCTACAGTTGATTCTTAAGACTGATGTTCAGGGCTCTGTTGGCGCCATCACAGGCGCGATTGATGAAATCGAGTCCGACAAGGTCGAGGCGAAGTTCATCCACGCAGCTGCAGGGGCTATTACAGAATCAGACATCCTTCTTGCCAGCTCTGCTGATGCCACCGTAATCGGCTTCAATACCAAGGTAGAAGGTAAGGCGGTTCAGGCTGCCAAGCGTGAAGGTGTAGAGATTAAGCTCTACTCCATCGTCTATGAACTGATTGATACCGTTAAGGATGCAATGCTTGGTCTCCTTGAACCAGAACTTCGTGAGACCATCATTGGTCACGCTGAAGTGAAGCAGGTCTTCAAGGTGAACAAAGGCAAGGCTGCCGGCTGTCTTATCAAAGACGGTAAGGTTACCCGCAAGGCGCACGCCCGCGTACTTCGCGATGGTACACCAGTATTCGATGGCAAGATGTCTACTCTCCGCCGCTTCCAGGATGAAGTGCAGGAGGTCAAGACAGGTATCGAGTGTGGTATCCGTCTCGGCGACTTCAACGATTACGAAGAAGGCGACATCATCGAGTGCTACAACCTCGAGAAAATCGAACAGACTCTCTAA
- the nusA gene encoding transcription termination factor NusA, whose product MTNDIVALIDYYEKEKGIDRDKVVAALQYAFLSAYRKMVAGADKIEVLRASVDTKKADTTIYATLTVVEDEEYRDKWNEVPLSLARKSKAEIEPGETIEFNVTPKNFGRIAVQTAKQTMMQRLRQAEKEMIYEEFKDRAGDIVSGTVRRFEKSDVWIDLGKFEGKMSSRERVVTEEYNIGDRIRAYVVAVENDQRGPEIILSRSHPNFVRRLFEAEVSEISDRTVEIRGIAREAGYRTKVAVWSADENVDPVGACVGLRGARVKNIVRELNNEKVDIIRWSDDPSKFVHDALKPANLRSVTLDEENKVVHVTVDEEELSKAIGRRGQNARLTSRLLGWDVQVRKDESKHEQFEAKISDASHSLADEVGLDEETADKLFRAGGINAEMILQMPAEYIAQAVGVSDEEAQDILNKVQAKQDANA is encoded by the coding sequence ATGACAAACGACATCGTCGCACTCATTGACTATTACGAGAAAGAAAAGGGCATCGACCGAGACAAGGTGGTTGCCGCGCTCCAGTATGCCTTTCTCTCCGCCTACCGAAAGATGGTAGCTGGTGCTGATAAGATCGAGGTGCTTCGTGCGTCTGTGGACACTAAGAAGGCTGATACGACAATCTACGCTACTCTCACTGTAGTGGAAGACGAAGAGTACAGGGATAAATGGAACGAAGTTCCACTTTCTCTAGCCAGAAAGAGCAAGGCAGAGATCGAGCCAGGTGAAACCATCGAGTTCAACGTGACTCCGAAAAACTTCGGACGTATCGCCGTGCAGACAGCCAAGCAGACAATGATGCAGCGTTTGCGTCAGGCTGAGAAGGAAATGATTTACGAGGAATTCAAGGATCGTGCTGGCGATATCGTCAGTGGTACCGTACGTCGCTTCGAAAAGAGCGATGTCTGGATCGATCTTGGTAAGTTCGAGGGCAAGATGTCTTCTCGTGAGCGTGTAGTGACCGAGGAATACAATATCGGTGATCGTATCCGCGCCTACGTAGTAGCTGTGGAAAACGACCAGCGCGGACCTGAGATCATTCTCTCCCGTAGCCATCCAAACTTCGTTCGCCGTCTCTTCGAGGCTGAAGTCAGTGAAATCTCCGACCGTACTGTGGAAATCCGCGGTATTGCACGTGAAGCCGGGTACCGTACCAAGGTCGCTGTCTGGAGTGCTGATGAAAACGTGGATCCTGTCGGTGCCTGTGTAGGTCTCCGTGGAGCACGAGTGAAGAACATTGTACGTGAACTTAATAATGAGAAGGTGGATATTATCCGCTGGAGCGATGATCCGTCCAAGTTTGTGCATGATGCCCTCAAGCCAGCAAACCTTCGTTCCGTCACTCTTGACGAAGAGAACAAGGTGGTCCACGTCACTGTGGATGAAGAAGAACTGAGCAAGGCCATTGGTCGCCGAGGTCAGAATGCCCGTCTTACCTCACGTCTCCTCGGTTGGGATGTCCAGGTCCGCAAGGATGAGAGCAAGCACGAGCAGTTTGAAGCCAAGATTTCCGATGCTTCTCACTCATTGGCTGATGAAGTCGGCCTCGACGAAGAAACTGCCGACAAGCTTTTCCGTGCCGGCGGTATCAATGCCGAGATGATCCTTCAAATGCCAGCGGAATACATTGCTCAGGCAGTGGGCGTATCTGATGAGGAAGCCCAAGATATTCTGAACAAGGTTCAGGCTAAGCAAGACGCTAATGCCTAA
- a CDS encoding DNA-directed RNA polymerase subunit alpha, with protein MSEETTNTEETVEDKKAVMLDRFELPNRLVKNEDTETDTFAQFVAEPFERGFGHTIGNSLRRVLLSSLEGAAITSVRIAGCQHEFSSLPGVVEDVTDIILNLKKVKFKHYDKEPRVLTLKVEKEGVVTAGDIQDDNIYEVVNKDQVICTLDRKTKFDCEFEVKVGRGFNTGDENKRPDMPIGVIAIDSIFSPVTRVKYAVGQTRVGQMTDFDKLELDIWTDGRTSPADALLQASAILRHHLDVFVNYDDDAVEFESAPAEQSEENAALKKLLNMSVNEIELSVRAANCLNNANITTVGQLAMKTEAEMLKYRNFGKKSLNEIKDKLTELGLSLGMSLDPSLLTGPVPTVKAPRLGIEEEAPVGLADLIAQNLNDE; from the coding sequence ATGTCAGAAGAAACGACAAATACAGAAGAAACAGTAGAAGATAAGAAGGCTGTGATGCTCGATCGCTTTGAGCTCCCAAACCGCCTTGTTAAGAACGAAGATACGGAAACAGATACCTTTGCCCAGTTCGTCGCCGAGCCATTCGAGCGTGGATTTGGTCACACCATTGGTAACTCACTCCGCCGCGTTCTCCTTTCCTCACTTGAAGGCGCAGCTATCACATCCGTGCGTATCGCCGGTTGTCAGCACGAATTCTCCAGCCTTCCAGGCGTAGTTGAGGACGTTACAGACATCATCCTCAACCTCAAGAAGGTTAAGTTCAAGCACTACGACAAAGAGCCACGTGTTCTCACTCTCAAAGTTGAGAAGGAAGGCGTTGTTACCGCTGGTGACATCCAGGACGACAACATCTACGAAGTAGTCAACAAGGATCAGGTAATCTGTACTCTCGACCGCAAGACCAAGTTTGATTGCGAATTCGAAGTTAAGGTAGGCCGTGGATTCAACACTGGTGACGAGAACAAGCGCCCAGACATGCCGATCGGCGTGATCGCGATTGACTCCATCTTCTCACCTGTAACTCGCGTCAAGTACGCTGTTGGTCAGACTCGTGTGGGTCAGATGACTGACTTCGACAAGCTCGAGCTCGACATCTGGACAGACGGACGCACCTCCCCAGCAGACGCACTTCTTCAGGCTTCCGCAATCCTTCGCCACCACCTCGACGTATTCGTCAACTACGACGACGATGCCGTTGAATTCGAGTCTGCACCTGCAGAACAGAGCGAAGAGAACGCAGCACTTAAGAAGCTTCTCAACATGAGCGTGAACGAGATCGAACTCTCAGTTCGTGCCGCTAACTGCCTCAACAACGCGAACATCACCACCGTTGGTCAGCTCGCGATGAAGACAGAAGCAGAGATGCTTAAGTACCGTAACTTCGGTAAGAAATCTCTTAACGAGATCAAAGACAAGCTCACTGAGCTCGGCCTCAGCCTCGGCATGTCTCTTGATCCATCCCTCCTCACCGGACCAGTGCCTACCGTTAAGGCTCCACGTCTCGGTATCGAGGAAGAAGCACCGGTGGGTCTTGCTGACCTTATCGCGCAAAACCTCAACGACGAATAA
- the rplQ gene encoding 50S ribosomal protein L17, producing the protein MRHRNKTVKLQRDAAHRRSLLANLTCSLIEHGKIRTTLAKAKALRPVAEKMVTLGKRGDLHARRQAVAFLRQKDVVKTLFEEIAPAAADRQGGYCRITKLGARQSDSAPMAIIEWVDTPAAAAVSSEEAADA; encoded by the coding sequence ATGAGACATCGAAACAAGACCGTAAAATTGCAGCGTGACGCAGCACACCGCCGTTCACTCCTTGCCAACCTTACTTGCAGCCTTATCGAGCACGGTAAGATCCGCACAACACTTGCCAAAGCCAAAGCTCTCCGCCCTGTTGCTGAGAAAATGGTAACACTTGGTAAGCGCGGTGACCTCCACGCTCGCCGTCAGGCAGTTGCATTCCTTCGTCAGAAAGACGTTGTGAAGACTCTCTTTGAAGAGATCGCTCCAGCTGCTGCTGACCGCCAGGGTGGTTACTGCCGTATCACCAAGCTTGGTGCTCGCCAGTCCGACTCTGCTCCTATGGCAATCATCGAGTGGGTTGACACTCCAGCTGCTGCCGCTGTTTCCAGCGAAGAAGCTGCTGATGCATAA